A segment of the Streptomyces sp. L2 genome:
AGATGGATCAGCCCGACCGCGAGCCCGATCCCGGCCGCGAGGCCCAGCGTGGAGCCCACCAGCCCGAGCAGCAGCGCCTCCGTCAGCACGGACCGCCGTACCTGCCGCCGGTCGGCGCCGAGCGCGCGCAGCAGGCCCAGTTCGCGGGTGCGCTGGGCGATCAGCATGGAGAACGTGTTGACGATCAGGAAGACGCCGACGAGGACGGCGATGCCGGCGAATCCCAGCATCACGTACTTGATCACGTCGAGGAACGGGCCGAGGCTCGCCGCCGCCGACTTGGCCTGCTCCTTCGCGGTCCTCAGGTCGTAGTGGGCGGTGCCGATCGCCGCCCCGACGCGGCGCTTGAGCACGGCGTCGCTCACGCCCTCGGCCGCGTCCGCGGAGATGCTCGTGGCCCGGTCGGCGGAGCCGAGCAGTTCACGGCCGGCCACCGCGGGGTCCAGGAAGACGAGCGCGGCACCCGGGTTGGTCGTGGTGAAGGTCGCGATGCCGACGACCCGGACCCGGAAGCTGCCAGGCTGTGCCTGCACGGTCAGCGTGTCGCCGGTCCGGACGTGCTTCTTGGCGGCGGTGTCCGCGTCCAGCAGCGCCTCGCCCGCCCCGTGCGGGGCGTGCCCGGAGGTCAGCTTCACCGGGCTGCGGCGGGTGACGTACCAGGCGGCGGCGATGGTGGGGGCGCCGGTGGTCGGGCCGACGGACTTGTCGTGGCTGTCGACCACCACGATGTTCTGCACCGACACGTCCGCGTGGGCGGCCGCGACCCCGTCGACTCGCGCGACCCGGTCCCGCAGGGAGGCGGGCAGGGTCTGGACGGCTCCCGTCGGCACGGACGACTTCAGGTCCTGCTTCGGCGCCACCGTCACATCGGCCGCGGTGGAGGCGAACAGCCGGTCGAAGGTGCGGCTGACGGTGTCGGAGAAGATCAGACTGCCCGCGACGAACGCTACGGACAGCACGACGGCCAGCGCCGACAGCGCCAGCCGCCCCTTGTGCGCGAGGAAACTCCGCAGCGTCGCTCTGAGCACCGGGTCAGGCCTCCCGCGCGGTGCCGTCGGTGTCGTCGGCCGTGCCGGTCCCGTCCGTTCCCCCGAAGGACGCGTCGGCCGTGCTGGTCCCGTCCGTCCCCTCGAAGGGCGCGTCCGCCCCGCCGGTCGTGGCGCCCCGGCGGCCGCCGCCCGAGAAGAGGCGCATGCGCTCCAGCACGGCCTCCGACGTCGGCCGCTCCATCTCGTCCACGATCCGGCCGTCCGCCAGGTACAGCACCAGGTCGGAGTGGGCGGCGGCGCCCGGGTCGTGGGTGACCATGACGACCGTCTGCCCGAGGTCGTCCACCGCGCTGCGCAGGAAGCCCAGCACCTCCAGGCCGGCACGCGAGTCCAGGTTTCCCGTGGGCTCGTCGGCGAAGATCAGCTCGGGGCGTGAGGCCAGTGCGCGGGCGCAGGCGACGCGCTGCTGCTGGCCGCCCGACAGCTGGGCCGGGCGGTGCTTCAGCCGGTCCCGCAGCCCCAGCGTGTCGATGACCTGGTCCAGCCACGCCGGGTCGGGTTTCTTGCCCGCGATGTCCATCGGCAGGGTGATGTTCTCCGCCGCGTTCAGCGTCGGGATCAGATTGAACGACTGGAACATGAACCCGATCCGGTCCCGTCGCAGCCGGGTCAGCTCCCGGTCCTTCAGCCCCGTGATCTCGGTGTCGCCGAGCCACACCTGACCGGCCGACACGGTGTCCAGCCCGGCCAGGCAGTGCATGAGCGTCGACTTGCCCGAACCCGAGGGGCCCATGACGGCGGTGAACCGGCCGCGGGCGATGTCCACGTCCACCGAGTCCAGGGCGAGCACCGCCGTCTCGCCGGTGCCGTACGCCTTGGTCAGCCCGCGCGCCTGGGACGCGGTCCCGCCGTCCGGCGCGTGTCCCGGCGCGTGCTGCGCAGCAGGTGTGGACAAGTCCGCCTCCCGGTCGTCTCGACGTGCCCTCATCCTCGTCCCGACATCCTTCTCCCGGCCGAGCGTAGTGTGACCGGGCGCACACCCGGTATCCCCCAGGGGGCCGAGGGCGCACGGCACGCGTGTAAGGGGCATCCAGGTGCCCCCGGGCGCCCCTTGTCCTGCTAGCGCCTGAGCGCTAGCGTCGAGGTATGGCGAAGACCCAGCTGAACGTGCGCGTGGACGAGGACACCGCCCGCGCGGCCCGCGAACGCGCCCTGGCCCGCGGTATGAGCGTCAACCGCTACA
Coding sequences within it:
- a CDS encoding ABC transporter ATP-binding protein, whose amino-acid sequence is MSTPAAQHAPGHAPDGGTASQARGLTKAYGTGETAVLALDSVDVDIARGRFTAVMGPSGSGKSTLMHCLAGLDTVSAGQVWLGDTEITGLKDRELTRLRRDRIGFMFQSFNLIPTLNAAENITLPMDIAGKKPDPAWLDQVIDTLGLRDRLKHRPAQLSGGQQQRVACARALASRPELIFADEPTGNLDSRAGLEVLGFLRSAVDDLGQTVVMVTHDPGAAAHSDLVLYLADGRIVDEMERPTSEAVLERMRLFSGGGRRGATTGGADAPFEGTDGTSTADASFGGTDGTGTADDTDGTAREA